In the genome of Coraliomargarita algicola, one region contains:
- a CDS encoding arylsulfatase, which produces MIQNRFQFKRARMLACVVLSVASSLAAATKQRPNIVIVITDDQGMGDLACMGNPIVQTPNIDRFYNESVRLTDFHVSTTCAPSRGSLMTGRHSNRLNVFHTINGRSLLFEDELLLPEVLAQNGYTNGMFGKWHLGDNYPFRPMDRGFHEVVRHGGGGITQGPDYWGNDYFDDTYWHNGEMQAYQGYCTDVFFSEALQFIEDNQDRPFFCYISTNAPHGPYNVPVDYLNLYKDVPDLPERFQRFYGMITNIDDNFKRLNEKLDALGLTDNTIVIFMTDNGTAGGNKIYDAGLKGSKGSEYEGGHRVPFFIRWPNGQLTGGKDIDHLLAHYDVLPTFVDLLGLEFEPAKPLDGMSFKPLLTESNPTWPNRILYMDTQRLQNLVKYRKYTVMDENWRLVNGDELYDMREDRSQTNNVLDAHPEVAARLAKGYEQWWNSFVEEGVNERYAYIKVGSPQENPSRISAHDMLTGKHGQSWHQIGAAVASQASGRWKIEFVEDGEYTITLRRFPLESGLAINATFPAQEKRIELDRLLPASVKSDFTSAYLYVANVVKSEKIAQDQAEVTFKATIPAGRYDMEAQLIDSEKRIHPAYYVYIEKL; this is translated from the coding sequence ATGATTCAAAATAGATTTCAATTTAAACGTGCTCGGATGCTCGCCTGCGTGGTTCTATCTGTAGCATCCTCATTGGCCGCTGCGACCAAACAACGGCCAAATATCGTGATCGTGATCACCGATGACCAGGGAATGGGAGATTTGGCCTGCATGGGAAATCCTATTGTTCAGACGCCCAATATCGATCGCTTTTATAACGAGTCCGTTCGATTGACCGACTTCCACGTGTCCACGACCTGTGCGCCGAGTCGGGGCTCTCTGATGACCGGTCGTCACAGCAATCGGCTCAATGTATTTCATACCATTAACGGGCGCTCGCTTCTGTTTGAGGATGAGCTTTTGCTGCCCGAGGTATTGGCGCAAAACGGCTATACGAACGGTATGTTTGGCAAGTGGCACCTCGGAGACAATTATCCGTTTCGCCCCATGGATCGCGGTTTTCATGAGGTCGTGCGTCATGGTGGTGGTGGTATCACTCAGGGGCCAGACTACTGGGGAAATGATTATTTTGACGACACTTATTGGCACAATGGCGAGATGCAGGCTTATCAGGGCTATTGCACGGATGTCTTCTTTTCCGAGGCCCTTCAGTTTATTGAGGATAATCAGGACCGTCCATTCTTCTGCTACATTTCAACCAATGCACCGCATGGGCCTTACAATGTCCCGGTGGATTATTTGAATTTGTATAAAGATGTGCCGGATTTGCCTGAGCGCTTTCAGCGTTTTTATGGGATGATCACGAACATTGATGATAACTTTAAGCGGCTGAATGAGAAACTCGATGCCTTGGGCTTAACTGATAATACAATTGTCATATTCATGACGGATAATGGCACGGCCGGCGGCAACAAGATCTACGACGCAGGACTTAAGGGCTCAAAGGGGAGCGAATATGAAGGCGGTCACCGTGTGCCGTTCTTCATTCGTTGGCCTAATGGTCAGCTGACCGGCGGCAAGGACATCGACCATTTGCTGGCGCATTACGATGTGTTGCCGACATTTGTGGATTTGCTCGGGCTCGAGTTTGAGCCCGCGAAGCCTCTGGATGGTATGAGCTTTAAGCCGCTGTTGACTGAGTCGAATCCGACTTGGCCGAATCGTATTCTGTATATGGATACGCAGCGTCTTCAGAATCTGGTCAAGTATCGCAAGTATACGGTGATGGATGAGAATTGGCGCTTGGTGAATGGTGACGAGCTCTATGATATGCGCGAGGACCGCAGTCAGACGAACAACGTGCTGGATGCGCATCCTGAAGTCGCGGCACGTCTCGCTAAAGGCTATGAGCAGTGGTGGAATTCATTTGTGGAGGAGGGTGTGAACGAGCGCTACGCATATATCAAGGTCGGTTCTCCACAGGAAAACCCGAGCCGTATTTCAGCCCACGATATGCTGACGGGTAAGCATGGCCAGTCATGGCATCAGATCGGAGCGGCCGTGGCATCTCAGGCCAGTGGTCGTTGGAAAATCGAATTTGTCGAGGATGGCGAGTATACGATTACCCTGCGCCGTTTCCCTCTGGAAAGTGGCTTGGCGATCAACGCCACCTTTCCGGCTCAGGAGAAGCGGATCGAGTTGGATCGGCTTCTGCCCGCGAGTGTGAAGTCGGATTTCACCTCGGCTTACCTCTATGTCGCCAATGTCGTGAAGTCAGAAAAGATCGCGCAGGATCAAGCAGAGGTGACGTTCAAGGCGACCATTCCCGCTGGGAGATACGACATGGAAGCTCAACTCATCGACAGTGAAAAACGCATCCATCCCGCGTATTATGTCTACATTGAAAAACTTTAA
- a CDS encoding histidine kinase: MPSIACAQALPANASLPELEARLKAIDAELATLPNPSMRSGIGSIGYRSQWHEDAVHREWIEIDLGGEFPIDEIILTPIVWRDSKGGFRADAFPQDFVIRAGLANDRSGTVVAQSSSHGAIPIGNAPWVIPIEQTTASWVRLETSELPQRASDKNYVLQLSEMLVFSGSENVALRRPVTTSSVSPSRGKAWNPQYLTDGLVPYLMDAAGGHSSLAYLTRPATEHILTLDLGKSYPLSRIHLHTVEQSDTVPQALAGDIGILTPLKILGANRSDFSDAVPLLEVLELSLLDIGPIMMWPIRETTCRYIRIIAKKSGDAHGQDSPAEFGFAEIELFSQGRNIALGKQFNNSAVDRRVHRPVSALTDGNNLYGTILPVRTWLEALAQRHALEVERPLVSTALQQRYTAQKIRLRQMSWLAVILVLGVGLFILIERLLHRRAVERLRTRFAADLHDELGANLHVIGMLGNLAQRSANSADTLHKLHDRICEMTERTSQAVRYCTNMLEAKGLYDHLIEDMQRFTRRILADIDYTFTFEGENYLLALPPRTRADLFLFFKECLVNISRHSQASECHIDLSATSRQLCLTVKDNGRGLKEIDGYQVPHSLKRRARLLRAKVTVTPNTEGGTSVQLTRKLRRQFFSHKH, encoded by the coding sequence TTGCCAAGTATCGCTTGCGCGCAGGCATTACCCGCCAATGCTTCGCTGCCGGAATTGGAGGCTCGGCTGAAAGCGATCGACGCCGAACTGGCCACACTGCCCAACCCGAGCATGCGCAGCGGAATCGGCTCCATCGGTTACCGCTCACAGTGGCACGAGGACGCGGTGCATCGCGAATGGATCGAAATCGATCTAGGCGGGGAATTCCCGATCGATGAGATTATTCTGACTCCGATCGTCTGGCGCGATTCGAAAGGCGGCTTTCGCGCGGACGCATTTCCTCAGGACTTCGTGATCCGGGCCGGGCTGGCAAACGACCGCAGCGGCACGGTGGTCGCACAATCTTCCTCTCACGGCGCAATCCCGATTGGGAATGCGCCCTGGGTCATTCCCATTGAGCAAACAACAGCGTCCTGGGTGCGACTCGAGACCTCCGAGCTGCCACAGCGAGCGAGCGACAAGAACTACGTGCTCCAACTATCGGAAATGCTGGTCTTCAGCGGGTCCGAAAACGTGGCGCTGCGCCGTCCGGTCACCACCTCCTCGGTGAGCCCCAGCCGGGGCAAAGCGTGGAACCCACAGTATCTGACGGATGGCTTGGTGCCCTATCTAATGGATGCCGCGGGCGGCCACTCGAGCCTAGCCTACCTGACTCGCCCAGCCACAGAACATATCCTCACGCTGGATCTCGGCAAATCCTACCCGCTCTCCCGTATCCACCTGCACACCGTGGAGCAAAGCGATACCGTGCCGCAGGCGCTGGCTGGCGATATCGGGATACTCACCCCCCTCAAAATCCTAGGAGCCAACCGCTCCGATTTCAGCGACGCCGTTCCGCTCTTGGAAGTATTAGAACTGTCACTGCTCGACATCGGGCCGATCATGATGTGGCCGATCCGTGAGACGACCTGCCGCTACATCCGGATCATAGCCAAGAAATCTGGGGACGCCCACGGTCAGGATTCCCCTGCTGAGTTCGGCTTTGCCGAAATTGAACTTTTCTCGCAGGGGCGAAACATAGCTTTAGGAAAGCAATTCAATAATAGCGCCGTCGATCGGAGAGTCCATCGCCCGGTGAGCGCGCTGACCGACGGCAACAATCTCTACGGAACCATTCTCCCGGTTCGCACTTGGCTGGAAGCGCTCGCCCAGCGCCATGCATTGGAAGTCGAGCGCCCCCTCGTTTCTACCGCCCTCCAGCAGCGATACACCGCACAAAAGATTAGACTACGACAAATGAGCTGGCTCGCCGTCATCCTCGTCCTTGGAGTCGGATTGTTCATCCTCATCGAGCGCCTGCTACATCGACGTGCAGTAGAAAGGCTGCGCACACGCTTCGCCGCGGATCTACATGATGAGTTGGGAGCCAACCTGCACGTCATCGGCATGCTCGGCAACCTCGCCCAACGCAGCGCAAACTCGGCCGACACGCTGCACAAACTGCATGATCGAATTTGTGAAATGACGGAACGAACCAGTCAGGCCGTCCGCTACTGCACCAACATGCTGGAAGCTAAAGGACTTTACGATCATCTCATAGAGGACATGCAACGATTCACCAGGCGCATCCTCGCCGACATCGACTACACCTTCACCTTCGAAGGTGAAAACTACCTGCTCGCCCTGCCCCCCCGCACCCGAGCGGATCTATTTCTTTTCTTCAAGGAATGCCTCGTCAACATCAGCCGCCACTCCCAAGCCAGCGAATGCCATATCGACCTGTCGGCCACGTCACGCCAACTCTGCCTCACCGTGAAGGATAACGGGCGCGGGTTAAAAGAAATAGACGGCTATCAGGTCCCGCATTCCCTCAAACGTCGAGCCCGCCTACTACGTGCCAAAGTCACCGTAACTCCGAATACCGAAGGTGGCACCTCGGTTCAATTGACCCGCAAACTCCGCCGCCAGTTTTTCTCCCACAAACATTAG
- a CDS encoding putative glycoside hydrolase: MPLKLFKLSSILTALWGASVLYAQALDKSNLYASHWDHVPVNFHFGKTKGVLSDAEIDFLASYNGWIVLEKRHGLLAHGSTEAGIAATAKRLKRSNRGVKVLFYLNAFINWPGYEAYETYQPEWDLRDASGNIVYKSTDVARPDPSNPEFRVWWSEVIAEQMKDGLIDGVFVDALPQVLHKRLGAQVGAEKAQAIVAGVREMIALTKQKIGPDKYILANGTRGEDYREILDWSGLDGVMIEHFDAFNSHDPATVKADLETIQLAADKGKFVVIKAWPGFAWNDSEMMQLPHEELLKMARERITFPLACFLVAARADSQFCYSWGYREKHGFLDTYPEFEKPLGPPEADAVWDGMTATRKFKHASVWVDLVSKEARINWH, from the coding sequence ATGCCCCTCAAATTATTTAAACTTAGCAGTATTCTGACGGCCCTATGGGGGGCCTCTGTGCTGTATGCTCAGGCGCTGGATAAATCGAACCTGTATGCGAGTCATTGGGACCATGTGCCGGTCAATTTTCACTTTGGCAAAACCAAAGGCGTTTTGAGCGATGCAGAGATCGATTTTCTCGCCTCGTATAATGGTTGGATCGTTTTGGAGAAGCGGCATGGCCTGCTGGCGCACGGCAGCACGGAAGCGGGGATCGCCGCGACGGCGAAGCGCTTGAAGCGGAGTAACCGCGGTGTTAAGGTGCTTTTTTATCTGAATGCCTTTATCAATTGGCCCGGCTATGAGGCCTATGAGACCTATCAGCCTGAGTGGGATTTGCGGGACGCCAGTGGAAATATCGTTTACAAATCGACCGATGTTGCCCGGCCCGATCCGTCGAATCCGGAGTTTCGTGTGTGGTGGTCCGAGGTCATAGCGGAGCAAATGAAGGACGGCTTGATCGACGGTGTCTTCGTGGACGCTTTGCCACAAGTGCTGCATAAGCGGTTGGGCGCGCAAGTCGGCGCCGAAAAAGCGCAAGCCATCGTCGCGGGCGTGCGTGAAATGATTGCATTGACCAAGCAGAAGATTGGCCCGGATAAGTATATTCTGGCGAATGGGACGCGCGGTGAGGATTACCGTGAAATTCTGGATTGGTCGGGCCTGGATGGGGTGATGATTGAGCACTTTGATGCGTTTAACAGCCACGACCCTGCCACCGTTAAGGCAGACCTCGAGACCATTCAGCTTGCGGCGGATAAGGGTAAATTTGTGGTGATTAAGGCATGGCCCGGTTTTGCCTGGAATGATTCGGAGATGATGCAATTACCCCATGAGGAATTGCTGAAAATGGCCCGCGAGCGGATCACTTTTCCCTTGGCTTGCTTTCTGGTCGCTGCCCGTGCGGATTCACAATTTTGCTATTCGTGGGGCTATCGTGAAAAGCACGGATTTTTGGATACCTATCCCGAGTTTGAAAAACCACTGGGGCCGCCTGAGGCGGACGCCGTCTGGGATGGGATGACGGCGACCCGTAAGTTTAAACACGCATCTGTGTGGGTAGATCTCGTGTCTAAAGAGGCGCGGATCAACTGGCACTGA
- a CDS encoding alpha-L-fucosidase: MSTLKNFNRDRDEGNFMKLQSTLLILLGCASMATGQTAVKPTAIDYVTETDGKVDFGKTDVSAYTPEVRANMKQLYHDKFGLFVHFGPYAQLGGVWQGEEITAEWIMRRGEIPIKDYEEQAAGLFKPEKFDAAEWVDIAEQAGMKFIVVTAKHHDGFAMYDSAHPYNLVDFAGFGRDLFKELSVECAEREMNLGFYYSQSQDWHEPGGFGNSWDFDGPIKPQEEFDAYFQEKAVAQVEELTQNYGDIFMVWFDTPVQMDDAKCQQMMDIVRENQPGALVNSRLGQGYGHFDVSIDNGTTPSVSTATWLPDLKVPWQTHESVTERGWGYTVYGGETDRSEDYADFIYSLSRIVCYGGVYLLNVGPRPDGTIPESQLNSLRAIGEWLEVNGEAIYGADPSPLKFPPYAITSKPGKLYLHLKELEQAEVILEGILSEVTNAYCLADPAQQPLSVEQEGSEIRIRVPEELRQPRVTVVVLEMAENVVSVVDETIQQAADGVIQLPVSRCEFAIRRISYDYDHEVTHRWGENTKQGLIWTVNVTEPGEFAIFSEDTSDNKFVYELITATDQKPLSAAGEVGVLKKKQHAETIRIDQAGVQEIRVYPKRTIGMGSGFEFKGLELVPVEAASEGAR; encoded by the coding sequence ATGTCTACATTGAAAAACTTTAATCGAGATCGAGACGAAGGGAATTTTATGAAGTTACAATCGACACTTTTAATACTGCTGGGCTGTGCCTCGATGGCTACGGGGCAGACTGCAGTGAAGCCGACGGCGATTGATTATGTGACCGAGACCGATGGCAAAGTCGATTTCGGCAAGACGGATGTTTCTGCCTATACGCCTGAAGTCCGGGCGAACATGAAGCAACTGTATCATGATAAGTTTGGTCTCTTCGTGCACTTTGGACCGTATGCTCAGTTGGGCGGTGTTTGGCAGGGCGAGGAAATCACGGCTGAGTGGATTATGCGTCGTGGTGAGATCCCGATCAAAGATTACGAGGAACAGGCCGCAGGTTTGTTTAAGCCCGAAAAGTTCGATGCCGCGGAGTGGGTGGACATCGCGGAACAGGCTGGCATGAAGTTCATCGTCGTGACTGCCAAGCATCATGATGGCTTTGCCATGTATGATTCGGCGCACCCCTATAACCTCGTGGACTTCGCCGGCTTTGGGCGGGATTTATTTAAGGAGCTGTCGGTCGAGTGCGCGGAGCGGGAGATGAATTTGGGATTCTACTATTCGCAGAGTCAGGATTGGCATGAGCCGGGTGGCTTTGGCAATAGTTGGGATTTTGACGGGCCGATCAAGCCGCAGGAAGAGTTCGACGCTTACTTTCAGGAAAAGGCCGTGGCTCAGGTGGAAGAGCTGACGCAGAACTATGGCGACATTTTCATGGTTTGGTTTGATACCCCTGTGCAGATGGATGATGCCAAATGTCAGCAGATGATGGACATCGTTCGCGAGAATCAACCCGGGGCTTTGGTAAATTCAAGGTTGGGGCAGGGCTATGGTCATTTTGATGTATCGATCGATAATGGGACCACACCAAGCGTCAGCACGGCGACCTGGTTGCCAGATCTGAAGGTGCCTTGGCAGACCCACGAATCGGTGACCGAGCGCGGCTGGGGCTATACGGTCTATGGTGGTGAGACGGATCGTTCGGAGGACTATGCGGATTTCATCTACAGCTTGAGCCGCATCGTTTGTTATGGTGGTGTCTACCTGCTCAATGTGGGGCCGCGTCCGGATGGCACGATTCCCGAGTCGCAGTTGAATAGTTTGCGTGCGATCGGCGAGTGGTTGGAAGTCAATGGCGAGGCGATTTATGGCGCGGATCCAAGCCCGCTGAAATTCCCGCCCTATGCGATTACCAGCAAGCCGGGCAAACTGTATTTACACCTCAAAGAATTAGAGCAAGCGGAGGTGATCTTGGAAGGGATACTCTCTGAAGTGACGAATGCTTATTGCCTCGCAGACCCCGCGCAGCAGCCCTTGTCCGTGGAGCAGGAAGGTTCTGAGATTCGTATTCGCGTCCCTGAAGAGCTCCGCCAACCGCGTGTGACGGTGGTCGTCTTGGAGATGGCGGAGAACGTGGTAAGTGTGGTCGACGAAACCATCCAGCAAGCGGCGGATGGAGTCATTCAGTTGCCTGTTTCCCGATGTGAATTTGCGATTCGTCGCATCAGTTATGACTATGATCATGAGGTGACTCACCGATGGGGAGAAAATACCAAGCAGGGTTTGATCTGGACAGTGAATGTCACCGAGCCGGGAGAATTTGCTATCTTCAGTGAAGACACGAGCGACAATAAGTTCGTCTACGAGTTGATCACTGCAACGGATCAAAAGCCGCTCAGCGCAGCGGGAGAGGTCGGTGTTTTAAAGAAGAAACAGCATGCGGAAACGATCCGAATTGATCAGGCCGGAGTTCAAGAGATCCGGGTCTATCCCAAACGGACTATCGGTATGGGCAGTGGCTTTGAGTTTAAAGGTTTGGAACTTGTTCCTGTTGAGGCGGCGAGTGAAGGCGCTCGATAA
- a CDS encoding response regulator transcription factor translates to MNRVIKITLIEDHPEFREVVGLALASEADLELIGTYGSAERALRILENPKNEAKPDIILLDLNLPGISGLEAIPWLKEYVPNSKIIVLSQSDKESEVVSAIQLGATGYLLKSSQIDQLIASIRSVADGGSTLDPQIAKYILKHLQDKQPNLKVAKPLSDRELEILHMLSEGLLKKEIAEKLGISINTVARHIVHTYEKLEVQNAPAAINKAYKAGIFPK, encoded by the coding sequence ATGAACAGAGTCATCAAAATTACACTGATAGAAGACCACCCCGAATTTCGTGAGGTTGTCGGCTTGGCCCTGGCCAGTGAGGCAGACCTGGAATTGATCGGCACCTATGGGTCCGCCGAACGAGCCCTCAGAATACTGGAAAACCCCAAAAACGAAGCAAAACCTGACATCATCCTGCTGGATCTCAACCTGCCGGGCATTTCCGGACTCGAAGCCATCCCATGGCTGAAAGAATATGTCCCCAACAGCAAGATCATCGTCCTCAGCCAGTCGGACAAAGAGTCGGAAGTGGTCAGCGCTATCCAACTTGGTGCCACAGGCTACCTGTTAAAATCCTCCCAAATCGATCAACTGATCGCATCGATCCGCTCCGTTGCAGACGGAGGCTCAACACTCGACCCACAAATCGCCAAATACATCCTCAAACATCTTCAGGACAAGCAACCCAATCTCAAGGTGGCAAAGCCACTCTCCGATCGGGAGCTGGAAATCCTTCATATGCTGAGCGAGGGCTTACTAAAGAAAGAAATCGCCGAAAAACTGGGCATCAGTATCAACACGGTGGCTAGACACATCGTCCATACATACGAAAAACTCGAAGTCCAAAACGCACCCGCTGCCATCAATAAAGCTTATAAGGCAGGGATCTTTCCGAAATGA
- a CDS encoding right-handed parallel beta-helix repeat-containing protein: MTPKLTSKKLKRVACALLLSLQVSTATELYVSVDGGSNADGSLAMPYANLPDAVEALRALRQAGNVEPATIYLREGRHSLNQTLVLGLEDGRPTGAEVPTIEQYGAGETTEPAYLTIAAYPGERAVLSAGVPITGWARLDVAPEGLPANAVAHVWVADMPDGLDRFYTLYDEQGRLNRARDGGFAPTKTGDKKTLHFPAGSLKNWENIQDVEIQVRPYRPWVINMLPLAVVDEVSNVATTAVSATYEMGALPAWVHNPTGSSVWVENVLESLDEPGEWVVNTQTRKVYLWPSDPAGDGSPRGILAPTTSELIRVEGVIDYDGAQDTPVVGIAFEGLTFTHGDRWAWTTDETRLGWGLQHDWEMFDRPTALLRFRGAEACRVTQCRFIDSGGTGLRLDLHAQRNRIEDSEFANLGEAGILLAGYGPGTKDVNHHNVILNNHIHHFSQITWHSPGIWAWQSGHNHIAHNLIQNSGYTAVMITNRVEPDRPLTGEGGQTIRQNEIPDSVKANVTETYEHWKVREKYNHARHNLLEYNEITHSVQLLSDGNAIYVSGAGTGNIVRYNYIHDNLEHSLPAAIRCDDDQHETLIFGNVLYNNYGFAAGIASKGVNDIINNFIVGPLTAPKRGYISFEWVRVTGSEVRHNIVISHPEGGKAYGESPIQKTEDGDPKVEQTDMDSNLYYHPADPEWVKAHLLRMQAVGKETRSVFADPLFVDSASGDFSFQPGSAARLLGIEALDVSRMGLGPR; encoded by the coding sequence ATGACCCCAAAACTAACTAGCAAAAAATTGAAACGCGTTGCCTGTGCGCTATTGCTTTCGCTGCAGGTATCCACCGCGACCGAACTCTATGTCTCTGTTGACGGAGGCTCGAATGCGGATGGTAGTCTTGCAATGCCCTATGCGAACCTGCCTGATGCGGTGGAGGCGTTGAGAGCCTTACGCCAAGCTGGCAATGTTGAGCCCGCGACGATCTATCTGCGTGAAGGGCGTCATTCTCTCAATCAGACTTTGGTCCTAGGCTTGGAGGATGGCCGTCCGACTGGGGCGGAGGTTCCGACCATTGAACAATACGGCGCGGGTGAAACGACCGAGCCGGCCTATTTGACGATCGCGGCCTATCCAGGTGAGCGCGCTGTGTTGAGTGCCGGTGTGCCGATCACCGGATGGGCGCGTCTCGATGTCGCGCCGGAGGGGCTTCCTGCAAATGCCGTGGCCCATGTGTGGGTGGCTGACATGCCGGATGGTTTGGATCGCTTTTATACGCTCTATGATGAACAAGGGCGTTTGAACCGCGCGCGCGATGGCGGTTTTGCGCCAACCAAGACCGGCGACAAGAAGACGCTGCACTTTCCTGCTGGCTCGCTAAAGAATTGGGAGAACATTCAGGATGTGGAGATTCAGGTCCGGCCCTATCGGCCTTGGGTGATCAATATGCTTCCGCTAGCTGTGGTGGATGAAGTTTCGAACGTAGCGACGACGGCGGTGTCCGCGACTTACGAGATGGGGGCCTTGCCTGCTTGGGTGCATAATCCAACGGGATCCTCTGTCTGGGTTGAGAATGTGCTCGAATCCTTGGATGAACCCGGTGAATGGGTGGTCAATACGCAGACGCGAAAAGTCTATTTGTGGCCCTCTGATCCTGCTGGGGATGGCTCGCCGCGTGGCATCTTGGCGCCGACGACCAGTGAATTGATACGTGTCGAGGGAGTGATCGATTATGATGGCGCGCAGGACACACCCGTTGTGGGGATTGCCTTCGAAGGATTGACCTTCACGCATGGAGACCGCTGGGCGTGGACAACGGATGAGACACGGCTAGGCTGGGGCTTGCAGCATGATTGGGAGATGTTTGATCGGCCCACGGCGCTGTTGCGCTTTCGTGGCGCGGAAGCCTGCCGCGTGACTCAATGCCGCTTTATCGATTCTGGCGGCACTGGTCTGCGACTTGATTTACATGCACAGCGCAATCGTATTGAAGACAGCGAATTTGCGAATTTGGGCGAAGCGGGCATCTTGCTCGCAGGCTATGGCCCCGGGACGAAGGATGTGAACCACCACAATGTGATTCTCAATAATCACATCCATCACTTCAGTCAGATTACCTGGCATTCGCCCGGGATTTGGGCCTGGCAAAGTGGGCATAATCACATCGCGCATAACTTGATCCAGAACAGTGGCTACACTGCTGTGATGATTACCAATCGGGTGGAGCCGGATCGACCTTTGACCGGGGAGGGCGGACAGACGATCCGTCAGAATGAAATCCCCGATTCGGTTAAAGCCAATGTCACCGAGACTTATGAACATTGGAAAGTTCGTGAGAAATATAATCACGCACGTCACAATCTTTTAGAATACAATGAGATCACCCACTCGGTGCAGTTGCTCTCCGACGGCAATGCAATCTATGTCTCCGGGGCGGGCACGGGGAATATCGTGCGTTATAATTATATTCACGATAATCTGGAGCATTCACTGCCAGCGGCGATTCGCTGTGATGACGATCAGCATGAGACGCTTATCTTTGGCAATGTGCTTTATAACAACTACGGATTCGCCGCGGGAATTGCCTCCAAAGGCGTGAACGATATCATCAATAACTTTATCGTTGGGCCGTTAACGGCACCGAAGCGCGGTTACATCAGTTTCGAATGGGTGCGCGTCACAGGATCCGAAGTTCGCCATAACATTGTGATATCACATCCAGAGGGCGGAAAGGCCTACGGCGAGTCGCCAATTCAAAAAACGGAAGATGGGGATCCGAAGGTGGAGCAAACGGATATGGACTCGAATCTTTATTACCATCCCGCGGATCCTGAATGGGTGAAGGCGCATTTATTGAGGATGCAGGCAGTCGGTAAGGAAACGCGCAGCGTTTTCGCAGACCCTCTCTTTGTCGATTCTGCTTCAGGCGATTTCAGCTTTCAGCCCGGCAGCGCGGCCCGACTGCTTGGAATCGAAGCGCTCGATGTTTCACGAATGGGACTCGGGCCGCGTTGA
- a CDS encoding PEP-CTERM sorting domain-containing protein (PEP-CTERM proteins occur, often in large numbers, in the proteomes of bacteria that also encode an exosortase, a predicted intramembrane cysteine proteinase. The presence of a PEP-CTERM domain at a protein's C-terminus predicts cleavage within the sorting domain, followed by covalent anchoring to some some component of the (usually Gram-negative) cell surface. Many PEP-CTERM proteins exhibit an unusual sequence composition that includes large numbers of potential glycosylation sites. Expression of one such protein has been shown restore the ability of a bacterium to form floc, a type of biofilm.) has product MRKNKRLLFATAAASLALASTSSASVITFADFNNLGGGSSFANSVTEDGSGSVTSITQSTVDTDNTNFFVEYTDADGTLTFNLLVEGFTGGSATSSISPVGAMSEGTGGSATLGTTSAAVGTVATATGDAFGVGSGMATGSSLRFSIVSMDYTGGSVVFNSFTSTTFQETGGANHQFVLGVGDSGLPDGGWDGPDAYSITTGNPTVLIVNSAAEGNTATWGVNDIGFQFTTTIPEPGTYALLAGLSGLVFVMLRRCRD; this is encoded by the coding sequence ATGAGAAAAAATAAACGACTGCTCTTCGCCACTGCCGCCGCGTCGCTTGCGCTGGCTTCCACATCATCTGCCTCTGTCATTACTTTTGCTGACTTCAATAATTTGGGAGGAGGTAGCAGTTTTGCGAACTCTGTTACCGAGGACGGTTCCGGATCTGTCACAAGCATCACGCAGTCGACGGTTGATACCGACAATACCAACTTTTTCGTTGAATACACAGATGCAGACGGAACTTTGACTTTCAATTTGCTGGTCGAGGGATTTACGGGCGGTAGTGCCACCTCTTCCATTTCTCCAGTCGGGGCTATGAGCGAAGGCACCGGGGGATCCGCGACTCTCGGCACAACCTCTGCCGCAGTTGGTACGGTGGCGACTGCTACGGGAGACGCATTCGGTGTCGGATCCGGAATGGCCACCGGGTCAAGCCTGAGGTTCTCCATCGTTAGTATGGATTATACTGGCGGGAGTGTTGTATTTAACAGTTTCACAAGCACAACATTCCAGGAGACAGGTGGCGCCAATCACCAGTTCGTCTTGGGGGTGGGGGATTCCGGTCTGCCTGATGGCGGCTGGGACGGGCCTGATGCGTATTCTATAACCACCGGGAATCCAACTGTTCTTATTGTTAATTCCGCGGCCGAAGGCAACACCGCGACCTGGGGTGTCAATGACATCGGTTTCCAATTCACCACGACTATCCCTGAGCCCGGCACCTACGCGCTGCTCGCTGGTCTCTCCGGTCTGGTCTTCGTCATGCTTCGCCGCTGTCGCGACTAG